From Pseudoxanthomonas sp. YR558, the proteins below share one genomic window:
- a CDS encoding methyltransferase domain-containing protein, with product MTIVTSKKMPVSPSDGLFTVAGVMRRIRVEAALRSDAADRAALATYSADPFSPPNWGSSESQLAAKPQYELEELLRASDVDFVHNAYRAVLRRPADAIGLEGFVNQLRSGGMSKVDVLAELRWSDEGRTRGVHVNGLLLPHLLRKWGRKPIVGRLLRWTHALLFVHHFEPALAQSENILARDVQELGRHVGRLGDQFGGLLERHEDTLAIFNEQLGRVRETTSDMASANSRRVANLESQVAALHRVVEEQRHAFDEQSRRWERHLAYLDREMEAHRLVQERSGVLDTLYARFEDEFRGPKETIRARLMPYVSSLQAMGKGSEDQPILDLGAGRGEWLNLLRDAGLVASGVDTNRAFVAECVASGLNVVLGDAIAHLESLPESSLGAITTMHLVEHLPFEAVVALADACLRALKPGGVLIVETPNPENLRVATHNFYLDPTHRNPLPPVMMQWLFGDRGFSDVEILRLSDHRPLPVLPRLPPEAPAAASLNPLLDWAEIAPDYAIVARKPNE from the coding sequence ATGACCATCGTGACGTCGAAGAAGATGCCCGTTTCTCCGTCCGATGGCCTGTTTACCGTCGCGGGCGTGATGCGCCGCATCCGTGTCGAAGCCGCGTTGCGCAGCGATGCTGCGGATCGTGCGGCGCTGGCGACCTATTCCGCCGATCCTTTCAGTCCACCGAACTGGGGTTCTTCGGAATCCCAGCTCGCGGCCAAGCCGCAATACGAGCTCGAAGAGCTGCTCCGAGCCAGTGATGTGGATTTTGTCCACAACGCCTATCGCGCGGTCCTTCGCCGGCCGGCCGACGCGATCGGCCTCGAGGGATTCGTCAACCAACTGCGAAGTGGAGGCATGAGCAAGGTCGATGTTCTGGCCGAGCTGCGCTGGTCTGATGAGGGGCGCACGCGTGGCGTCCACGTCAATGGCCTTCTGCTGCCGCACCTGTTGAGGAAGTGGGGGCGCAAGCCAATCGTAGGTCGTTTGCTGCGTTGGACGCATGCCCTGTTGTTCGTGCATCACTTTGAGCCCGCGCTTGCGCAGTCCGAAAACATCCTCGCGCGGGACGTGCAGGAACTTGGCCGACACGTCGGCCGCCTAGGCGATCAGTTCGGCGGTCTCCTGGAAAGGCACGAAGACACCCTGGCCATCTTCAACGAGCAATTGGGGCGTGTCCGCGAGACGACATCCGACATGGCGTCGGCGAACAGCCGGCGCGTGGCCAACCTCGAAAGCCAGGTCGCGGCCCTGCACCGGGTAGTCGAAGAACAGCGACACGCGTTCGATGAGCAGAGTCGGCGCTGGGAGAGGCATCTGGCGTACCTCGATCGCGAAATGGAGGCGCACCGCCTGGTGCAGGAGAGATCGGGTGTCCTCGACACGCTCTACGCCCGGTTCGAAGACGAGTTCCGCGGGCCGAAGGAGACGATCCGGGCGCGACTGATGCCCTATGTATCCTCGCTACAAGCGATGGGCAAGGGGAGTGAGGATCAGCCTATCCTGGACCTTGGCGCCGGCCGCGGCGAGTGGTTGAACCTTCTGCGCGACGCCGGACTGGTCGCAAGTGGCGTCGATACCAACCGCGCTTTCGTTGCCGAATGCGTCGCCTCGGGGCTCAATGTCGTCCTTGGCGACGCTATCGCTCACCTTGAGTCGCTGCCGGAGTCGTCGCTGGGCGCCATCACGACCATGCATCTGGTGGAGCACCTTCCGTTCGAGGCCGTCGTCGCACTGGCCGATGCTTGCCTGCGCGCGCTCAAGCCTGGCGGAGTGCTGATCGTCGAGACGCCGAATCCGGAGAATCTCCGTGTCGCGACCCACAACTTCTACCTCGACCCCACCCATCGCAACCCTCTCCCGCCGGTCATGATGCAGTGGCTGTTCGGCGACAGGGGGTTCTCCGATGTTGAGATCCTGCGGTTGTCCGACCACCGTCCATTGCCCGTGTTGCCGCGTTTACCGCCTGAGGCGCCGGCTGCAGCATCGTTGAATCCCCTGCTGGACTGGGCGGAGATCGCGCCCGACTACGCCATCGTCGCGAGGAAGCCGAATGAGTGA
- a CDS encoding ABC transporter ATP-binding protein: MSATFSLLVEDVGKAYVEYASELQRFARWFGLPAKPLHEHWVLQHISFRVGQGEAVGIVGQNGAGKSTLLKIITGTTLPSTGRVGINGRVSALLELGLGFSPELTGRENARHALGLMGLTSAQIADLIGGVESFAEIGEYFDQPIRTYSSGMQMRVAFSVATAVRPDVLIVDEALSVGDAYFVHKCFRRIREYREAGTTLLIVSHDASAIQSLCDRAVLIDRGRMVLDGYPREVLDYYNALIAERENSMVTVREVKDGVSTRSGTGEAGFTEVALRKVDGSPADYFSVGERAILEARVAVHEDIDRLVFGYMIRDRLGQPVYGTNTHHSEQACKDLPAGRRVTFSAEFPMNLGPGTYSISMALSSTETHLVKNYQWWDLAQVFTVANTDKPQFVGCAWIPPVLSVVQQDADATVTVHTRAAKTEADAGR, encoded by the coding sequence ATGAGTGCAACCTTCAGTCTCCTGGTCGAGGACGTCGGCAAAGCTTACGTGGAGTACGCCAGCGAGCTGCAACGCTTCGCGCGCTGGTTCGGCCTCCCTGCCAAGCCGCTGCATGAGCACTGGGTGCTCCAGCACATCAGTTTCCGCGTGGGGCAAGGCGAAGCCGTGGGCATCGTCGGGCAGAACGGTGCGGGCAAGAGTACGTTGCTCAAGATCATCACCGGTACCACGCTCCCCAGCACGGGCCGCGTCGGCATCAACGGCCGGGTATCCGCGTTGCTGGAGCTGGGCCTGGGCTTCAGTCCAGAGCTCACAGGCCGTGAGAACGCGCGACATGCGCTCGGATTGATGGGGCTGACGAGCGCGCAGATCGCCGACCTCATCGGTGGGGTCGAATCCTTCGCAGAGATCGGCGAGTACTTCGATCAGCCCATCCGAACATACTCCAGCGGCATGCAGATGCGGGTCGCGTTCAGTGTCGCGACGGCGGTAAGGCCCGACGTGCTCATCGTGGACGAAGCGCTTTCCGTGGGCGATGCCTACTTCGTCCACAAGTGTTTCAGGCGCATCCGCGAGTACCGCGAGGCGGGGACGACGCTGCTCATCGTGTCGCACGATGCCTCCGCGATCCAGTCGTTGTGCGATCGCGCGGTGCTGATTGACCGCGGGCGGATGGTGCTCGATGGCTACCCTCGCGAAGTGCTGGACTACTACAACGCGCTCATCGCCGAGCGCGAGAACAGTATGGTTACCGTGCGGGAAGTGAAGGATGGCGTCAGCACCCGCTCGGGTACGGGCGAGGCTGGTTTTACGGAGGTGGCGCTGCGCAAAGTCGACGGAAGTCCTGCCGACTACTTCTCCGTGGGGGAGCGCGCCATACTTGAGGCCCGCGTGGCCGTGCACGAAGATATCGACCGCCTTGTGTTCGGTTACATGATCCGCGACAGGCTTGGGCAACCGGTCTACGGGACGAATACCCACCATAGCGAACAGGCCTGCAAGGATCTTCCGGCAGGGCGACGCGTGACTTTCTCCGCGGAGTTCCCGATGAACTTGGGGCCGGGCACCTATTCCATCTCCATGGCCCTTTCGAGCACGGAAACGCATTTGGTCAAGAACTATCAATGGTGGGACCTGGCACAGGTGTTCACGGTCGCCAATACAGATAAACCGCAGTTCGTCGGCTGCGCGTGGATACCCCCCGTCTTGAGCGTTGTGCAGCAGGACGCGGATGCGACGGTGACGGTGCACACGCGCGCGGCGAAAACCGAGGCGGACGCCGGGCGATGA
- a CDS encoding glycosyltransferase family 4 protein: MATLFEKTPTGQRFAFGLLSALAWIRGNALLRTVYRVMPAALRARLNARLTERAHARLRFARNPRWERQSATAHLVRPVAFSGGPGVNVFGYLSGEFGLGESARLYSRSLLDANVPCSFFNIDLALPHGMKDDSFADMLGDQAPHSSNLIFVNPDFLQQAMQNAGEGHFKGRRNIACWFWELPRIPLDWSPAIAQVDAILVASRFVEDAFRAVTDKPILRVPLPYYPGPDSGLARSDLGLQSDDFIFLCMFDFHSSMARKNPQAVIEAFKHAFPERKDVRLLIKSSNGSFHEQALRDLLALTANDPRIIVRDDVIDRAHVQALIRCCDVFVSLHRAEGFGLVMAEAMGLEKPVIATRWSGNLEFMAETNSCLVDFKLRPVQAGEYPHVPGDEWAEPDVNHAAFFMRELAADHELRRRLGAAARQTVVSRLNPHAVGKMLVEQLGTLDRMAGSTS, translated from the coding sequence GTGGCAACGCTGTTCGAAAAGACGCCGACGGGCCAGCGCTTTGCGTTCGGCTTGCTCAGTGCGCTCGCTTGGATCCGCGGTAATGCGCTGTTGCGTACCGTGTACAGGGTCATGCCTGCTGCCCTCCGCGCACGCCTGAACGCAAGGCTGACCGAACGGGCGCACGCTCGGCTTAGGTTCGCCCGCAACCCGCGCTGGGAAAGGCAGTCGGCGACGGCGCACCTCGTTCGCCCGGTCGCGTTCTCGGGTGGGCCGGGCGTCAACGTTTTCGGCTATCTGAGCGGTGAATTCGGATTGGGCGAAAGTGCGCGCCTTTACTCGCGCTCCCTGCTCGATGCGAACGTCCCCTGCAGCTTCTTCAACATCGACCTGGCCCTGCCTCACGGCATGAAGGATGATTCCTTCGCAGATATGCTGGGCGACCAAGCGCCGCACAGCTCTAATCTGATCTTCGTCAATCCGGATTTCCTGCAGCAAGCCATGCAGAATGCGGGCGAGGGGCACTTCAAGGGCCGGCGCAACATCGCCTGCTGGTTCTGGGAGCTGCCGCGCATCCCGCTCGATTGGTCGCCGGCGATCGCGCAGGTCGACGCTATCCTGGTGGCTTCGCGTTTCGTCGAAGATGCCTTCCGTGCGGTGACGGACAAACCCATATTGAGGGTTCCCTTGCCGTACTACCCTGGTCCCGACAGTGGTCTGGCCAGGTCTGATCTCGGCCTGCAGTCGGACGACTTCATCTTTCTTTGCATGTTCGATTTTCACTCGTCGATGGCGCGGAAGAACCCGCAAGCCGTGATCGAGGCCTTCAAGCATGCGTTTCCAGAACGCAAAGACGTGCGTCTTCTCATCAAATCGAGCAACGGGAGCTTCCATGAGCAGGCCCTGCGCGACCTGCTAGCGCTCACGGCCAACGACCCGCGCATCATCGTGCGCGACGACGTCATCGATCGGGCTCATGTGCAGGCTCTGATCCGTTGTTGCGACGTCTTCGTCTCGCTGCATCGGGCTGAAGGATTCGGATTGGTCATGGCGGAGGCCATGGGGTTGGAGAAGCCGGTCATCGCGACGCGTTGGTCGGGGAACCTTGAATTCATGGCCGAGACGAACAGTTGTTTGGTCGATTTCAAGCTGCGTCCAGTGCAGGCGGGTGAGTACCCGCACGTGCCTGGAGACGAATGGGCCGAGCCGGATGTCAACCATGCTGCGTTCTTCATGCGGGAACTCGCGGCCGATCATGAGCTCCGTCGTCGTCTCGGTGCGGCGGCGAGGCAGACCGTCGTCAGTCGGCTGAATCCACACGCGGTGGGTAAGATGCTCGTGGAACAACTTGGCACCCTCGATCGTATGGCAGGAAGCACCTCGTGA
- a CDS encoding cystathionine gamma-synthase, with translation MAHHSSPSGGNAGDLALGTLAIHGGQSPDPTTGAVMPPIYATSTYAQSSPGVHQGFEYSRTHNPTRFAYERCVATLEGGSRGFAFASGMAATSTILELLDSGSHVVAMDDLYGGSFRLFERVRRRTAALDFSFVDMTDLAAFESSIRPETRLVWVETPTNPMLKIVDIAAICEIARKRGLRVVVDNTFASPILQRPLALGADIVMHSATKYLNGHSDMVGGMVVVGDDAELAEQMAFLQNSIGAVQGPFDSFLALRGLKTLHLRMKAHCENALALAQWLETHPAIEKVIYPGLASHPQHALAARQMQGFGGIISIVIKGGFDAARRFCENTTLFTLAESLGGVESLVNHPAVMTHASVPVERREKLGITDGLVRLSVGIEAQEDLIHDLTAALA, from the coding sequence ATGGCGCACCATTCATCTCCCTCCGGCGGGAACGCCGGAGATCTCGCCCTGGGCACCCTGGCCATCCATGGCGGGCAATCCCCGGACCCCACCACGGGCGCGGTCATGCCGCCTATCTACGCGACCTCGACGTACGCGCAGAGCAGCCCGGGCGTCCATCAGGGTTTCGAGTACTCCCGCACGCACAACCCGACGCGCTTCGCCTACGAGCGCTGCGTGGCGACCCTCGAGGGCGGAAGCCGCGGGTTCGCCTTCGCATCGGGCATGGCCGCGACCTCGACGATCCTGGAACTGCTCGACAGTGGTAGCCACGTCGTCGCGATGGACGACCTCTACGGCGGCAGCTTCCGCCTGTTCGAGCGGGTGCGCAGACGCACGGCGGCGCTGGATTTCAGCTTCGTCGACATGACCGACCTGGCGGCGTTCGAGTCCTCGATCCGCCCGGAAACGCGACTCGTGTGGGTGGAGACCCCCACAAACCCCATGCTCAAGATCGTCGACATCGCTGCCATCTGCGAGATCGCGCGCAAGCGCGGCCTGCGTGTGGTCGTCGACAACACCTTCGCCTCGCCGATCCTGCAGCGTCCGCTCGCGCTCGGTGCCGACATCGTCATGCATTCGGCCACCAAGTACCTCAATGGCCACTCCGATATGGTCGGCGGCATGGTGGTGGTCGGGGATGATGCGGAACTGGCCGAACAGATGGCCTTCCTGCAGAACTCCATCGGCGCGGTGCAAGGGCCTTTCGACAGCTTCCTCGCTCTGCGCGGCCTGAAGACCCTACACCTCCGGATGAAGGCACACTGCGAGAACGCCCTGGCATTGGCGCAGTGGCTCGAGACGCATCCCGCGATCGAGAAAGTCATCTACCCCGGCCTGGCATCCCATCCCCAGCATGCGCTTGCCGCCCGGCAGATGCAGGGCTTCGGCGGCATCATTTCCATCGTGATCAAGGGCGGCTTCGATGCCGCTCGCCGGTTCTGCGAAAACACAACGCTCTTCACCCTGGCCGAATCGCTCGGTGGCGTGGAAAGTCTGGTCAATCACCCGGCCGTCATGACGCATGCGTCGGTGCCGGTAGAGCGGCGGGAGAAGCTGGGAATCACCGATGGGCTGGTGCGGTTGAGTGTGGGGATTGAGGCGCAGGAAGACCTCATCCATGACCTGACAGCTGCGCTGGCTTGA
- a CDS encoding ABC transporter permease, which translates to MISPFINAIWRYRNFIVSSVVNELRTRVARSRLGTLWVVLQPLAQALIFAVVLSNVLAARVPGVDSKYAFAIYLLSGLLCWSVFAEILQRCLNVFIDNASLLKKMQFPRIALPLIVAGTALVSNLALAVVVLALLPLLDGQYSVALLWLPILTMVTVALATGVGVLLGTLNVFARDIGQIVNVAMQFLFWMTPVAYPATIVPAPFKVVLSANPVAVLVGGYHDVLLYGRSPGLAVLYPAVAAFGLLLVSLIVFRRASAELVDAL; encoded by the coding sequence GTGATATCGCCTTTCATCAATGCCATCTGGCGATATCGGAATTTCATCGTTTCATCGGTGGTCAACGAGCTGCGCACGCGCGTGGCCAGGAGCCGACTGGGCACTCTTTGGGTGGTGCTGCAGCCACTCGCGCAGGCCCTTATCTTCGCGGTAGTGCTGTCGAACGTCTTGGCTGCGCGCGTCCCCGGCGTGGACAGCAAATACGCGTTCGCGATCTACCTGCTGTCTGGCCTGCTGTGCTGGTCCGTTTTCGCTGAGATCTTGCAGCGATGCCTGAACGTGTTCATCGACAACGCCTCGTTGTTGAAGAAAATGCAGTTTCCACGCATTGCCCTGCCGCTCATCGTGGCTGGGACGGCGCTCGTGTCCAATCTCGCGCTGGCTGTCGTGGTGCTGGCGCTCTTGCCATTGCTTGATGGCCAGTACTCTGTCGCGCTGCTCTGGCTCCCGATACTGACCATGGTCACTGTGGCGTTGGCGACGGGCGTCGGCGTCCTGCTGGGCACGTTGAATGTGTTCGCGCGCGACATCGGCCAGATCGTCAACGTTGCCATGCAGTTCCTGTTCTGGATGACGCCGGTGGCCTATCCGGCCACGATCGTTCCAGCGCCCTTCAAGGTCGTACTGAGTGCGAACCCCGTAGCGGTGCTGGTGGGTGGTTATCACGATGTGCTGCTTTACGGCCGATCGCCCGGCCTGGCCGTGTTGTATCCGGCGGTTGCGGCGTTCGGCCTGCTGCTCGTATCGTTGATCGTCTTTCGTCGTGCGTCGGCGGAACTGGTGGACGCGCTATGA
- the gmd gene encoding GDP-mannose 4,6-dehydratase: protein MTNKSALITGITGQDGAYLSRLLLEKGYTVHGILARRSTDTLWRLRELGIADQVVLVDGDLQDLSSMIRAMERSGADEVYNLGAQSFVGSSWQQPILTAQVDGVGALNVLEAVRIVNKEAHFYQASTSEMFGLIQAEKQSETTPFYPRSPYGVAKLMAHWATVNYRESFGMHASSGILFNHESPLRGIEFVTRKVTDAVARIKLGLQKELRMGNIDAKRDWGFAGDYVEAMWLMTQQAQADDYVVATGTTTTVRDMCDIAFEHVGLNYRDHVVIDEKFFRPAEVDVLLGNPEKAMAKLGWAPKTSLRELITMMVDADLRRLA, encoded by the coding sequence ATGACCAACAAGAGCGCATTGATCACCGGCATCACGGGCCAGGACGGAGCCTACCTGTCCCGCCTGCTTCTGGAGAAGGGTTACACGGTGCACGGCATCTTGGCCCGCCGCAGCACCGACACGTTGTGGCGCCTCCGGGAACTGGGTATCGCGGATCAGGTCGTGCTGGTGGACGGCGATCTCCAGGACCTGTCATCCATGATCCGGGCGATGGAACGTTCCGGCGCCGATGAGGTATACAACCTGGGCGCGCAGAGTTTCGTCGGTTCTTCCTGGCAGCAACCGATACTGACCGCGCAGGTAGATGGCGTGGGCGCGCTCAATGTCCTTGAGGCGGTTCGCATCGTCAACAAGGAAGCGCATTTCTACCAGGCATCGACTAGCGAGATGTTTGGACTGATCCAGGCGGAGAAGCAGAGCGAAACCACGCCTTTCTATCCCCGCAGTCCCTACGGCGTCGCCAAACTGATGGCGCATTGGGCGACCGTGAACTACCGAGAGAGTTTCGGCATGCATGCTTCCAGCGGCATCCTGTTCAACCACGAATCGCCGCTGCGGGGTATCGAATTCGTCACCCGCAAGGTCACGGACGCCGTCGCGCGCATCAAGCTCGGACTGCAGAAAGAACTGCGCATGGGCAACATCGATGCGAAGCGCGATTGGGGTTTTGCGGGAGATTACGTCGAAGCGATGTGGCTCATGACCCAGCAAGCGCAAGCAGACGACTATGTGGTGGCGACCGGCACCACGACCACCGTCCGCGACATGTGCGACATTGCGTTCGAGCACGTCGGCCTGAACTATCGTGATCATGTCGTGATTGATGAGAAATTCTTCCGGCCTGCAGAAGTGGATGTCCTGCTCGGAAATCCTGAAAAAGCCATGGCCAAGCTCGGGTGGGCGCCGAAGACGTCGTTGCGTGAGCTCATCACGATGATGGTCGATGCCGATCTCAGGCGGCTTGCCTGA
- a CDS encoding glycosyltransferase family 1 protein, producing the protein MPISGGLPDPTDDTEAAVHAMKIAIDMQPCQTDSRHRGIGRYVLELVRAMAISRDRPDITLLVDACEMGRMREARRLIRDNGLDARTLSFHYPVQDASVVIGRALDVSRAAGMLRSRVLQSLQPDVVLVTSFFEGFDGGYGADSDLDMEVLAGIPTVVVAYDLIPLLFPERYLPEGSPYTEWYRRKLEKFKQFDMYLAISESTRDDLVRLLDIAPERIRVIDAGYRRNDEIQRRDDESRESLEERGIHSPFVLMVGNGDWRKNNIAALACFARLPKPLRDKHQLVLTQAGDDVRAALEGEFSAIADRTLVLGQVSDAVLSRLYAECTVFFFPSLYEGFGLPVLEAMAHGAPVLSSSAGALREVMFERDALFDPADIEAGSALLQRVLTDSAFRESLSARGVEHAAKFTWQRSADLALRSIAELLAPPAHGRAPEQADDRPIESPTEGAPVLPPGAWTPSDADIGLLAETFRVLGRPAQPRIENALASVLKGRRRRILIDVSCVAVTNTWTGIQRVVRNYCVGLASLACRNPDADVHLISFTEEGLRYADEFGIAKLGLDLDPLSGAVQALPDDVLFLLDSTWEWPERFNPLVEAVWQKGGEVVRMVYDLVPILVPETCHPGMPPVFRHWMELACARTDGLICISEAVRQDLEAFMDDMAVRNALPYRPWTRAVHLGSDLESGREAEPGATVRSLLDGAGERKVLLAVGTVEPRKDHATIVEAFDALWKDGLDPILVIVGKEGWNVQALAERMRAHPYLDTRLFWLEHASDGDLAAIMKRADALIQASVSEGFGLPIVEAGSKGVPLILSDIPVFREIAGEEAVYFTVGDAAALAQRVRDGLARDGWLHPKGIRTLTWEQSSRKLFSELLTPSTLNAVHA; encoded by the coding sequence ATGCCGATCTCAGGCGGCTTGCCTGACCCAACCGACGACACGGAAGCCGCCGTACACGCCATGAAGATTGCGATTGACATGCAGCCCTGCCAGACCGACTCCCGCCATCGCGGGATTGGTCGCTACGTGCTTGAGTTGGTCCGGGCCATGGCCATCTCCCGTGACAGGCCGGACATCACGTTGCTGGTGGACGCTTGCGAGATGGGACGCATGCGCGAAGCGCGTCGGCTCATCCGCGACAACGGGCTGGATGCTCGCACCCTCAGCTTCCACTATCCCGTCCAGGACGCCAGCGTTGTCATCGGCAGGGCGCTAGACGTCAGCCGCGCCGCGGGCATGCTTAGATCGCGGGTGCTGCAGTCGCTCCAGCCCGATGTAGTGCTCGTTACGAGCTTCTTCGAAGGTTTTGATGGCGGATATGGCGCTGATTCGGACCTAGACATGGAGGTGCTGGCCGGCATTCCGACGGTGGTCGTAGCCTATGACCTGATCCCGCTGCTTTTCCCCGAACGCTATCTGCCGGAGGGTTCGCCCTATACCGAGTGGTACCGGCGCAAGTTGGAAAAGTTCAAGCAGTTCGACATGTACCTGGCGATTTCCGAGTCCACGCGCGATGACCTCGTGCGGCTGCTCGACATCGCGCCGGAACGGATACGGGTGATCGATGCGGGTTACCGGCGGAACGACGAGATCCAACGTCGCGACGACGAGAGCCGGGAAAGCCTGGAAGAACGCGGGATCCACTCCCCTTTCGTGCTGATGGTAGGTAATGGCGACTGGCGGAAGAACAACATCGCTGCGCTGGCCTGCTTCGCCCGGTTGCCGAAACCCCTGCGGGACAAGCACCAGTTGGTGCTGACGCAGGCGGGAGATGACGTGCGCGCGGCTCTGGAAGGTGAGTTCTCCGCAATCGCGGATCGGACGCTGGTACTTGGCCAAGTATCCGATGCGGTGCTGTCCCGCCTTTATGCGGAGTGCACCGTTTTCTTCTTTCCATCCCTCTATGAGGGGTTCGGATTGCCGGTACTGGAAGCCATGGCGCATGGCGCCCCCGTGCTGAGCTCGAGCGCCGGTGCGCTGCGGGAAGTCATGTTCGAGCGTGACGCGCTCTTTGACCCAGCGGACATCGAGGCCGGCAGCGCCTTGCTTCAACGAGTGCTGACCGACTCCGCATTCCGGGAGAGCCTGTCGGCGCGCGGTGTCGAACACGCGGCGAAGTTCACCTGGCAGCGCAGTGCCGATCTTGCTTTGCGATCGATCGCCGAGCTGTTGGCGCCACCTGCCCACGGGCGCGCGCCTGAGCAAGCGGACGATCGGCCGATCGAATCGCCGACCGAGGGAGCCCCGGTCCTGCCGCCCGGCGCGTGGACACCTTCGGACGCAGACATCGGACTGCTTGCCGAAACGTTTCGCGTGCTCGGCAGGCCGGCGCAGCCCCGGATCGAGAACGCATTGGCTTCGGTGCTCAAGGGTCGGCGCCGACGCATACTGATCGACGTGAGTTGCGTCGCCGTCACCAATACATGGACGGGCATCCAGCGAGTGGTGCGGAACTATTGCGTCGGCTTGGCGTCCCTGGCTTGCCGTAATCCCGACGCGGACGTACACCTGATCAGCTTCACCGAAGAGGGTCTGCGCTATGCGGACGAGTTCGGTATCGCAAAGCTCGGGCTGGACCTCGATCCGCTCAGCGGTGCCGTGCAGGCGTTGCCGGATGACGTGTTGTTCCTGCTGGATTCGACTTGGGAGTGGCCGGAGCGGTTCAACCCGTTGGTGGAAGCGGTGTGGCAGAAGGGCGGTGAAGTGGTCCGCATGGTGTATGACCTCGTCCCCATCCTGGTGCCTGAAACCTGTCATCCCGGCATGCCTCCCGTGTTCCGACACTGGATGGAGTTGGCATGCGCGCGCACGGACGGATTGATCTGCATCTCGGAAGCCGTCCGCCAGGATCTCGAAGCGTTCATGGACGACATGGCTGTGCGAAATGCGCTGCCGTATCGCCCCTGGACGCGTGCCGTGCACCTTGGCAGCGATCTGGAATCCGGCCGTGAGGCAGAGCCGGGCGCGACCGTCCGCAGCTTGCTGGACGGCGCCGGAGAGAGAAAGGTACTGCTTGCGGTCGGGACGGTGGAACCACGCAAGGACCACGCGACGATCGTCGAAGCTTTCGATGCGTTATGGAAAGACGGCCTGGACCCCATCCTCGTCATCGTGGGGAAAGAGGGATGGAACGTCCAGGCGCTCGCGGAGCGGATGCGGGCGCACCCCTATCTCGACACACGACTGTTCTGGCTCGAGCACGCCAGTGACGGCGACCTTGCTGCGATCATGAAGCGCGCCGATGCACTGATCCAGGCATCCGTCTCGGAAGGGTTCGGGCTTCCCATCGTGGAGGCGGGCAGCAAGGGCGTGCCGTTGATCCTGAGCGATATTCCTGTGTTCCGCGAGATCGCAGGCGAAGAAGCGGTGTACTTCACCGTTGGTGACGCCGCTGCGCTCGCCCAGCGTGTCCGCGATGGCCTTGCCCGCGATGGCTGGCTGCATCCGAAGGGGATCAGAACGCTGACTTGGGAGCAGTCTTCGCGCAAGTTGTTCAGTGAGCTGCTGACGCCGTCGACGTTGAATGCGGTGCATGCGTGA
- a CDS encoding GDP-mannose 4,6-dehydratase, with the protein MSESITRMLVTGASGFVGAHVRDAARGGAFGAVEFVETPRGLDLRDALAVREVVEQVRPASVIHLAAQSHVPRSFEDPAETMAVNVAGTANLLGALLDSGFSGRLLYVSSGDIYGAVPEEALPVDESRTPEPRNPYAVSKWAAEQLCLMWHRTRGLDVRIARPFNHVGPGQDTRFVLPALARQIVDIAAGKSEPRIVVGDIDVTRDFTDVRDVVLAYAAILARGSSGATYVVASGQERRVRDMLSAMCRIAGIQPTIEQDAGKLRPAEQRRMVASSAKLRTETGWMPSIPMEQTLQEILDNARTYS; encoded by the coding sequence ATGAGTGAGTCCATCACCAGGATGCTGGTCACCGGCGCCAGTGGATTCGTGGGCGCCCATGTGCGAGATGCCGCGCGCGGCGGCGCGTTCGGTGCCGTCGAGTTCGTGGAGACGCCCAGAGGATTGGATCTGAGGGATGCGCTGGCCGTGCGTGAGGTCGTGGAGCAAGTGCGTCCGGCATCCGTCATCCATCTTGCCGCGCAAAGCCACGTGCCACGCTCCTTCGAGGATCCGGCGGAGACGATGGCCGTCAATGTCGCCGGCACGGCGAATCTGCTGGGGGCCCTGCTGGATTCCGGGTTCAGCGGCCGCCTGCTGTACGTCAGCTCGGGCGACATCTATGGCGCCGTGCCGGAGGAGGCACTGCCGGTTGACGAGTCGCGGACGCCGGAGCCGCGCAATCCGTACGCGGTCAGCAAGTGGGCCGCCGAGCAGCTCTGCCTCATGTGGCATCGTACGCGGGGGTTGGACGTCCGCATCGCCCGGCCGTTCAATCATGTCGGACCTGGGCAGGACACGCGCTTCGTGCTTCCGGCTTTGGCGCGACAGATCGTCGACATCGCTGCCGGAAAAAGCGAGCCGCGTATCGTAGTCGGCGACATCGACGTGACGCGCGACTTCACCGATGTCCGTGATGTCGTGCTGGCCTACGCCGCAATTCTCGCGCGTGGCAGCTCGGGTGCTACCTATGTCGTGGCCTCCGGACAGGAGCGCCGCGTGAGGGACATGCTTTCCGCCATGTGTCGGATCGCAGGCATCCAGCCGACGATCGAGCAGGACGCCGGCAAGTTGCGACCCGCCGAGCAACGCCGCATGGTGGCCAGCAGCGCCAAGCTCCGCACCGAGACCGGCTGGATGCCCAGCATCCCGATGGAACAAACACTTCAAGAAATTCTGGATAACGCAAGGACATACTCATGA